AGCAGAAGGGCGGGGTCGAGCCCCACGGCACGGGCGAGCGTCCGGATGTGGCCGCGGGCGTACACATCTCCGCCACATCGGGAGAAGTCGTCCTGTTCGATCGCGTGCACGATCGGGATGCGCACCCGGGTGGACGTACTGATTTCGTCGACGGTCAGGCCCGCGTCGACACGTGCCTGCTGCAGCGTGCGCCCGATCGAGGGCCGGTCGTCAGCCGGGCTCTCGGCTGCGGGACGGTCGTCCACGGGACGGTCGTCTGTAGGTCGGTGGTCTGAAGGGCGGTCGTCTTCAGGGGAGTTGCCGATGGACACGGGGGCGCCTTTCGAGCGTGTAGCCACCTGCCGGATGTTCAGTCTAGGGGGGTTCGTGAAGGGTGGGGCAACCGGGCGACGGACTTTGTACGCCATCGGAATGGCCCGACATCCTGATGGCGGGGCATGGGGCTGTCCCTCCCCTCAACTTGACGTATGCCGAAGGGAAACGGTTGCCTGCCGCTCCCTTATGGGTGAGCCTCCCCGCGGATCACTGCCAGCACGCCATCCAGCTCATCGGGTTTCACAAGAACGTCACGAGCCTTTGAGCCTTCGCTGGGCCCCACGATGCCGCGCGACTCCATGAGGTCCATGAGCCGTCCGGCCTTCGCGAAACCGACGCGCAGCTTGCGCTGAAGCATTGACGTGGACCCGAATTGAGTGGAAACCACCAGCTCAGCGGCCTGGCAGAGCAGATCGAGATCGTCGCCGATGTCCTCGTCGATCTCCTTCTTCGGCTTGCTGCCCACGGTGACGTCTTCCCGGAAGACGGGCGCCATCTGGTCCTTGCAGTGCTGGACCACCGCGTGGATCTCGTCCTCGGTGACAAAGGCGCCCTGCATTCGGGTGGGCTTGTTCGCGCCCATCGGGAGGAAGAGCCCGTCACCCTTGCCGATCAGCTTCTCGGCGCCCGGCTGGTCGAGGATGACGCGGCTGTCGGCGAGCGACGACGTCGCGAAGGCGAGCCGCGAGGGCACGTTCGCCTTGATCAGACCGGTCACGACGTCCACGGACGGCCGCTGCGTGGCGAGCACCAGGTGGATGCCCGCCGCACGCGCGAGCTGCGTGATGCGCACGATCGAGTCCTCGACATCGCGCGGGGCGACCATCATGAGGTCGGCGAGCTCGTCGACGATCACCAGCAGATACGGGTACGGGCTGAGCTCGCGCTCGCTGCCCTCGGGCGTCTTGAGCTTGCCGTCACGGACGGCCTGGTTGAAGTCGTCGATGTGCCGGTAGCCGAACGCCGCCAGGTCGTCGTAGCGCAGGTCCATCTCGCGCACGACCCACTGGAGCGCCTCGGCGGCCCGCTTGGGGTTGGTGATGATGGGTGTGATCAGGTGCGGGATGCCCTCGTACGCGGTGAGCTCGACGCGCTTGGGGTCGACGAGGACCATGCGTACGTCCTCGGGGGTCGCCCGCATCATGATCGACGTGATCAGACAGTTGATGCACGAGGACTTGCCGGAGCCGGTGGCTCCGGCGACCAGGATGTGCGGCATCTTCGCCATGTTGGCCATGACGTAGCCGCCCTCGACGTCCTTGCCGAGCGCCACCAGCATCGGGTGATCGTCCTCGGCCGCGTCCGCCAGACGGAGCACGTCGCCCACGTTGACCATCTCGCGGTCGGTGTTCGGGATCTCGATGCCGACGGCGGACTTGCCGGGGATGGGGCTGATGATGCGGACATCGGGGCTGGCCACCGCGTACGCGATGTTCTTGGCCAGAGCCGTGATCTTCTCGACCTTCACGGCCGGGCCGAGCTCGATCTCGTACCGCGTGACCGTCGGGCCCCGCGTGAAGCCGGTGACGTCCGCGTCGACCTTGAACTCCGTGAACACATTGCTGAGCGAGGCGACGACCGCGTCGTTGGCCGCGCTGCGCGTCTTGCCGGGACCGCCGCGTTCGAGCAGGTCGAGAGAGGGCAGCGAGTACGTGATGTCCCCGGCGAGCTGCAGCTGCTCGGCGCGCGGCGGGAGGTCCCGCGACTTCTCCGGGGCGGATTTCGTCAGGTCCGGTACTCCGGAGTCGTCCGACTCGCCGGGCTTCTTGCGCCGCACGCCGGGCGGCGGGCTGTCCGTGGCGCGCGCGGTGGGCACCGGCGCGGAGCTCTCGGCAGGCTGTTCGGGTGTCGCCGACGGCTTCTCGGGCTTCTCGTGGCGCTCCCCGGAGACGCTCTGCGTGAGGTCGGCGACCAGCGGCGACGGCGGCATGCCGTGCAGGACGGCGCCGTCCAGGGCGGCGGCAGCGGCGGCCGCCACGTCCACCGCGTCCATGGGACGGTCCAGAGAGGGCTGTGACGCCCTGCGGGGCCTGCGGCGGCGGGTGAGCGCCTCTTCCTCCGCCTGGTCCGGGGCGTACGCCTCAGGGGCCTCTGCGCGCCTGCGTGCGCGGGCGGGCAGGGCCTCGCGCCACTGCTCCTCGTACCGCTCGTCGTCCCCGTAGTCGCCCTGCAGGTCTTCGGGTTCCGCCTGGACGATGCCGAGCCTGATGCCGAGCAGCCGCAGCCGCTGCGGGATGGCGTTGACGGGCGTCGCCGTGACCACGAGCAGCCCGAAAACGGTCAGCAGGACGAGCAGCGGTACGGCGAGGACCTCGCCCATGGTGAAGATCAGCGGGGTGGACGTGGCCCAGCCGATGAGGCCGCCCGCGTCCCTTATGGCCGCCATGCCGTCCGCGCGGGCGGGCGAGCCGCAGGCGATGTGCACCTGGCCGAGCACACCGACCACGAGGGCGGACAGGCCGATCACGATGCGGCCGTTCGCCTCGGGCTTCTCGGGGTGCCGGATGAGGCGCACACCGATGACCGCGAGCAGTATCGGAAGAAGCAGATCGAGGCGGCCGAAGGCACCGGTCACCAGCATCTCGACGAGATCGCCCACGGGACCGCGCAGATTCGACCACGTGCCCGCGGCGACGATCAGCGCGATGCCGAGCAGCAGCAGCGCGAGGCCGTCCTTGCGGTGCGCCGGATCGAGTCCCTTGGCGCCTCGCCCTATGCCGCGGAACAGCGCGCCCACGCTGTGCGCGAGACCGAGCCAGAGGGCGCGCGCCAGGCGGTACACACCGCCCGTGGGACTGGGCGCCGGCTTGGGTACGGGCTTCTTCGCCGCGGCTTTCTTGGCGGGCGCCTTCTTCGCCGGGGCCTTCTTGGCCGGCGGCTTCTTGGCGACGGCCTTCTTCGCCGGAGCCTTTGTGGGCGCGGCCGCCTTCTTCGCGGGCGTCTTCTTGGCTGCGGACGGACGTGAGGCCATGGGTCTGAGGTTACCGGTGGAGGCCACTGCGGACACGTGTGCCTACTGCTTCACCCGTTTGTGTCGCCCCTGCGGGGGCGGTGAACTGACGGACGTTCACCGCTCCCGCGTGGGCTCAACTCTGCGAGGACACCGAAGGCGCACCGCTTCCGGTGCCCGGCTCCAGGGCGTCAAGAGCCCGCCGCAAGCCGGTGAGTTTGCGTTCGAGATGGGCAGCGGTGGCGACCGCGGCGGCATCCGCCGAGTCGTCGTCCAGCTGCTTCGAGAGCGCTTCCGCCTGTTCCTCGACCGCCGCGAGGCGGGCGGAGAGCTCGGCCAGAAGCCCTGCGGGCTCCTTGGCGTCACCCGCCGCGGACTTGCCGCCGCCTTCCAGCTGGAGACGCAGCAGGGCTGCCTGCTCCCGCAGTTGGCAGTTCTTCATGTACAGCTCGACGAACACCGAGACCTTCGCGCGCAGCACCCACGGATCGAACGGCTTGGAGATGTAGTCCACCGCACCGGCCGCGTAACCGCGGAACGTGTGATGCGGGCCGTGGTTGATGGCGGTGAGGAAGATGATCGGGATGTCCCGGGTCCGTTCCCGCCGCTTGATGTGCGCGGCGGTCTCGAAACCGTCCATGCCTGGCATCTGGACATCCAGCAGAATGACCGCGAAGTCGTCCGTGAGTAGTGCTTTGAGCGCTTCCTCCCCGGACGATGCCCGTACCAGGGTCTGATCGAGCGCAGAGAGGATGGCCTCCAGCGCCAGCAGATTCTCCGGCCGGTCATCGACCAGGAGGATCTTGGCCTTCTGCACCATGGCCCGCCCTCCTCGCCCCGGCGGTACACCGGGCGCCGCCCCAGGGGACGACTCCCTTACGCCGTCCTTCCTTGTGCCGGTCATCGTAGCCGCACCCCGCCTGTCGCCACACCCTGTCACCGCGATGTCACTGTGCACGTAGCAGAAACGCAGTGGGAGACCAGAAGGTTCCCCGAATACCGTGGTTCTACACGGCTTCGGCCACACTCTGTCAGCAACTCCGCGTAATGAAGCCTCTTCTCGGTCACTCCCCGCGCATCCACTGCTCCATCACCGAGAGCAGATGATCCGGGTCGACCGGCTTCGTAACGTAATCGGACGCCCCGGAGTCGATGGCCTTCTCCCGATCACCCTTCATGGCCTTCGCGGTGAGCGCGATGATCGGGAGCCCGGCGAACTGCGGCATCCTGCGGATCGCCGTCGTCGTCGCATACCCGTCCATCTCCGGCATCATGATGTCCATCAGGACGACCGTCACGTCGTCGTGCTGTTCCAGGACCTCGATGCCCTCGCGGCCGTTCTCCGCGTACAGCACCGAGAGCCCGTGCTGTTCCAGGACGCTGGTGAGCGCGAACACGTTACGGATGTCGTCGTCGACGATGAGCACCTTCTCGCCGCCGAACTGATAGCCGGGACGCGCCTCGGGCGCCTCCTGCCCAGCGGCCGGCCACTGCTCCTCCGAGCGCTGCTCCTGAGGCTCCGCGACACCCTGCCCGGGCAGCACAGGCGGCTGCTCCGACGAGGCGTGCGCGGCCCGACGGCGGCGCCGGAAGAGCGTGCCGGAATCCGGCATCGCGTCCAGCCGCGGCGGCGTGGCCGGCTCGCTGCGCGGGGGCTGCTCGGCCGTGGACGGGCCCTCCTCCAGGGCGGGCCGCGCGACCGTGCCCGGCAGGGGCGCCAGTTGCGTGTAGCCCTGCGGAGGCAGTTCGCTCGGGTGCAGCGGCAAATAGAGCGTGAACGTCGATCCGCGCCCCGGTTCGCTCGCCGCGTGGATCTCGCCGCCGAGGAGGCGCGCGATCTCCCGGCTGATGGACAGCCCAAGGCCCGTGCCGCCGTACTTCCGGCTCGTCGTGCCGTCGGCCTGCTTGAACGCCTCGAAGATGACCCGCATCTTGCTGCCCGCGATCCCGATGCCGGTGTCGCTCACCGAGAAGGCGATCAGGTCCGCGTCCGCGTCCCGCAGCGAACCCGCCTCCAGGAGCTGTTCGCGG
This Streptomyces sp. NBC_01283 DNA region includes the following protein-coding sequences:
- a CDS encoding two-component system response regulator, whose product is MVQKAKILLVDDRPENLLALEAILSALDQTLVRASSGEEALKALLTDDFAVILLDVQMPGMDGFETAAHIKRRERTRDIPIIFLTAINHGPHHTFRGYAAGAVDYISKPFDPWVLRAKVSVFVELYMKNCQLREQAALLRLQLEGGGKSAAGDAKEPAGLLAELSARLAAVEEQAEALSKQLDDDSADAAAVATAAHLERKLTGLRRALDALEPGTGSGAPSVSSQS
- a CDS encoding DNA translocase FtsK translates to MASRPSAAKKTPAKKAAAPTKAPAKKAVAKKPPAKKAPAKKAPAKKAAAKKPVPKPAPSPTGGVYRLARALWLGLAHSVGALFRGIGRGAKGLDPAHRKDGLALLLLGIALIVAAGTWSNLRGPVGDLVEMLVTGAFGRLDLLLPILLAVIGVRLIRHPEKPEANGRIVIGLSALVVGVLGQVHIACGSPARADGMAAIRDAGGLIGWATSTPLIFTMGEVLAVPLLVLLTVFGLLVVTATPVNAIPQRLRLLGIRLGIVQAEPEDLQGDYGDDERYEEQWREALPARARRRAEAPEAYAPDQAEEEALTRRRRPRRASQPSLDRPMDAVDVAAAAAAALDGAVLHGMPPSPLVADLTQSVSGERHEKPEKPSATPEQPAESSAPVPTARATDSPPPGVRRKKPGESDDSGVPDLTKSAPEKSRDLPPRAEQLQLAGDITYSLPSLDLLERGGPGKTRSAANDAVVASLSNVFTEFKVDADVTGFTRGPTVTRYEIELGPAVKVEKITALAKNIAYAVASPDVRIISPIPGKSAVGIEIPNTDREMVNVGDVLRLADAAEDDHPMLVALGKDVEGGYVMANMAKMPHILVAGATGSGKSSCINCLITSIMMRATPEDVRMVLVDPKRVELTAYEGIPHLITPIITNPKRAAEALQWVVREMDLRYDDLAAFGYRHIDDFNQAVRDGKLKTPEGSERELSPYPYLLVIVDELADLMMVAPRDVEDSIVRITQLARAAGIHLVLATQRPSVDVVTGLIKANVPSRLAFATSSLADSRVILDQPGAEKLIGKGDGLFLPMGANKPTRMQGAFVTEDEIHAVVQHCKDQMAPVFREDVTVGSKPKKEIDEDIGDDLDLLCQAAELVVSTQFGSTSMLQRKLRVGFAKAGRLMDLMESRGIVGPSEGSKARDVLVKPDELDGVLAVIRGEAHP